A single window of Pontibacillus chungwhensis DNA harbors:
- a CDS encoding ABC transporter permease subunit — translation MSLYLRMLRLHLMSITAFSFISALYMLLIIWIFPTFADKMDVMNELISSMPAGFIQAFGLEAGMGSLGEFLSSKYYEMIYIIILSIYSITITNQLIAQFIDRGSMAYLLATPFSRTKVALIQFSVFLTGLLVIMIVTTVTGLWGQNSLILSTNQMDVQAFIEVNLLGTLLFFAIGSINFLLSCSFNDEKRALGLASFVIFLMYGFDIVAKLTEKLSWLEYASIFSFFQASDILRSGSASVYSYIGLIIIGLITLSASIWIFKKRDLPL, via the coding sequence ATGAGTCTATATTTAAGAATGTTGCGACTCCATTTAATGAGTATTACAGCCTTTTCTTTTATATCAGCCCTTTATATGCTCTTAATTATTTGGATCTTCCCCACATTTGCAGATAAAATGGATGTTATGAATGAATTAATATCAAGTATGCCTGCTGGTTTCATACAGGCCTTTGGTTTAGAAGCTGGAATGGGAAGTCTTGGAGAGTTTTTATCGAGCAAATACTATGAGATGATTTATATTATCATCTTATCGATTTATAGTATTACAATTACAAATCAATTAATCGCTCAGTTTATAGACCGTGGCTCTATGGCTTATTTACTGGCTACACCTTTTTCAAGAACGAAAGTAGCTCTTATTCAGTTTTCGGTATTCCTTACTGGTTTACTTGTTATAATGATCGTTACAACAGTTACCGGTTTATGGGGGCAAAATAGTTTAATTTTGAGCACCAATCAAATGGATGTTCAAGCATTCATAGAAGTCAATCTACTGGGTACCTTGTTGTTTTTTGCTATTGGAAGCATTAATTTTCTTTTGTCCTGTTCTTTCAATGACGAAAAAAGGGCTTTGGGGTTAGCATCCTTTGTAATCTTTCTTATGTATGGGTTTGATATCGTTGCAAAATTAACGGAGAAATTAAGTTGGTTAGAGTACGCTTCCATTTTCTCGTTCTTCCAGGCAAGTGACATATTAAGAAGTGGGTCAGCTTCTGTCTATTCTTATATAGGTTTAATCATTATTGGATTGATCACTCTTAGTGCTTCAATTTGGATCTTTAAGAAAAGGGACCTTCCTTTATAG
- a CDS encoding dynamin family protein has protein sequence MKKDQLSKGVTGIMTTEQYQDSLHPLASLYKQFMMYEAHVTAKKALDLLEKQQNQELVIGFAGHFSAGKSTMINTLLGEELLPSSPIPTSANLVKVKKGEGYARVYFNEEDPVEYLEPYDIERIQQFCKDGDSIKELELAKKDSHLPENVSILDTPGIDSSNDADRIMTESALHIVDALFYVMDYNHVQSEVNLAFLSEMQERGKPLYIVVNQIDKHDEAELNFSSFKDSVYESLRNWGIEAEAVYFTTLISPEHSNNQFEMVRATLENLMEEKGSFIQQTITHSMDTLIKEYIQLQNENTREERESLTNLINTYNSDKNQTSLTEEITEAEALPDKAEDSLRERIDQSLRNATLMPYEVREKARSFIESQQSGFKVGVFFTKAKTEEAQKLRLEQFHVDLSEQAKAKLEWPVRKALVETAKSYNITDEAILQRFENFSFSFSSQVLQDAIQKGAGSGGDYVLQYSEDVSREIKRLAKSEALKLWEDASGYLDKEKEYQLEELKAEQASKEQFTYYKEKLNSIEEDIHNKNKNLKEIQTGNRDLEGALDDATAALFKQEQQVRKNVKLPAKEVANKEKVQSIEENLSAQQEMDYTVEETMKRLNETSEALQPLPGFETLQQDLVERKQRLQSRHYTVALFGAFSAGKSSFANALLGEGVLPVSPNPTTATINKILPVSEHFPHGSVRVKVKENSDLKEDLSYATDQYSDQFQTIEQLVDWIEEDHSRISFITPDQKRWSFLHAVVNGYTYMKNHFGGTLEVGIDEFKEFVANEERSCFIEWMELYYDCNITREGITLVDTPGADSVNARHTETSFEYIKEADAILFVTYYNHAFSGADRDFLLQLGRVKDAFSMDKMFFIVNAADLAKTKDELNLVTDYVKEQLLQYGIRMPRLFPVSSKMALEEQSGETKMETVTGESGIHDFEVSFQEFINQELVTLLINAAFSDMERAKNTIEQYIRTASLDQREKEEKKNQYQREKDDLLTQINHSEKVRYRKSIENKITKQTYYVQERLSLAFSDLFKQSFNPAVIKGSGKEAKAALEKSFNQLKETMEHELLQELRAVTIRLETFTNSIAKEWKEDLEEKCNRDIASISFPYLDDGKIDTPSIQKHLTITVKDKEVERALGMFKNTKTFFEQNEKEQMKDVLYGNIKPKIDTAITANTESMIRYYLSEWDRATEAYQEKVKRSIEEYYEGLMNSLKDDVNLDVLKNTKEQIEQSIL, from the coding sequence ATGAAGAAAGATCAGCTTAGTAAAGGAGTTACCGGAATCATGACAACAGAACAGTACCAAGATTCGTTACACCCATTAGCTAGTCTATATAAACAATTTATGATGTATGAAGCGCACGTAACTGCAAAGAAAGCGCTTGATTTATTAGAAAAGCAGCAAAACCAAGAACTTGTTATTGGATTTGCTGGTCATTTCTCGGCAGGTAAATCAACGATGATTAATACACTTCTTGGTGAGGAACTTTTGCCCTCAAGTCCAATTCCGACCAGCGCCAACCTTGTTAAAGTGAAAAAGGGGGAGGGGTATGCGCGTGTTTACTTTAATGAAGAAGATCCGGTTGAATACCTTGAACCATATGATATAGAACGGATTCAACAGTTTTGCAAAGACGGCGATTCAATTAAAGAACTAGAATTGGCGAAAAAAGACTCTCATTTACCTGAAAATGTTAGCATACTGGATACTCCTGGGATCGATTCATCCAATGATGCTGACCGGATCATGACCGAATCAGCTCTTCATATTGTTGACGCACTGTTTTATGTGATGGACTATAATCACGTTCAATCTGAGGTGAATTTAGCTTTTTTATCTGAAATGCAAGAAAGAGGGAAGCCCCTTTATATTGTAGTGAATCAAATTGATAAACACGACGAAGCTGAACTAAATTTTTCATCATTCAAAGATAGTGTTTATGAGTCTCTACGTAATTGGGGTATTGAAGCTGAGGCTGTATATTTCACAACTCTCATCAGTCCTGAACATTCTAATAATCAATTTGAAATGGTAAGAGCCACATTGGAAAATTTAATGGAAGAGAAAGGTTCTTTCATACAACAAACTATAACTCATTCCATGGATACACTAATTAAAGAGTACATTCAACTGCAAAATGAAAATACAAGAGAAGAGCGAGAGTCCCTTACTAACTTAATCAATACGTACAATAGTGATAAAAATCAAACCTCTTTGACGGAGGAAATCACTGAAGCAGAAGCTCTTCCAGATAAGGCAGAGGACTCTTTGCGAGAGAGGATTGATCAGTCCTTACGTAATGCAACCCTAATGCCTTATGAGGTAAGGGAAAAAGCTCGTTCCTTTATTGAATCTCAACAATCAGGTTTTAAAGTGGGGGTTTTCTTCACAAAAGCAAAAACTGAGGAAGCCCAGAAACTAAGGTTGGAACAATTTCATGTCGATCTGTCTGAACAGGCTAAGGCAAAGCTAGAGTGGCCTGTAAGAAAAGCGCTCGTGGAAACAGCAAAATCGTATAATATAACGGACGAGGCCATATTGCAACGTTTTGAGAATTTCTCCTTCTCTTTTTCGTCTCAGGTGCTTCAAGATGCTATACAAAAAGGAGCAGGATCCGGAGGGGATTATGTTCTCCAATACTCAGAAGATGTATCTAGAGAAATAAAGCGACTCGCAAAAAGCGAGGCACTCAAGTTGTGGGAGGATGCTTCAGGATATTTAGATAAGGAAAAAGAGTATCAACTTGAAGAGCTTAAAGCAGAACAGGCCTCTAAAGAACAATTTACGTACTATAAAGAGAAGCTAAATTCCATTGAAGAAGATATTCACAACAAGAATAAAAACCTCAAGGAAATCCAAACTGGCAACCGGGACCTAGAGGGTGCGCTCGATGATGCGACTGCAGCTTTATTTAAACAAGAGCAGCAGGTACGCAAAAATGTAAAGCTCCCTGCAAAAGAAGTTGCAAATAAGGAGAAGGTTCAATCAATCGAAGAGAACTTAAGCGCTCAGCAAGAAATGGACTATACAGTAGAGGAAACCATGAAACGACTAAACGAAACATCGGAAGCATTACAGCCATTACCCGGATTCGAAACATTGCAGCAAGATTTAGTGGAGAGAAAACAGCGACTTCAGTCCAGACATTATACTGTGGCTTTATTTGGGGCATTTTCAGCTGGGAAATCTTCGTTTGCCAATGCTTTATTAGGGGAAGGTGTATTACCCGTTTCTCCTAATCCTACAACAGCAACCATAAATAAGATCCTCCCGGTATCAGAACACTTTCCGCATGGAAGCGTTCGTGTCAAAGTAAAAGAAAACTCAGATTTGAAAGAGGACTTATCTTACGCAACGGATCAGTATAGCGATCAATTCCAAACAATTGAACAATTGGTGGATTGGATAGAAGAAGACCATAGTCGAATCTCTTTCATTACACCCGATCAAAAAAGATGGTCTTTCCTCCATGCTGTAGTGAATGGGTACACATACATGAAGAATCACTTTGGAGGAACTCTGGAAGTTGGGATCGATGAATTTAAAGAATTTGTCGCAAATGAAGAAAGGTCTTGCTTCATAGAATGGATGGAATTGTATTATGATTGCAATATCACAAGAGAAGGGATTACATTGGTGGACACACCAGGAGCTGACTCTGTGAACGCGCGTCATACGGAAACTTCTTTCGAGTATATTAAGGAAGCGGATGCCATACTGTTTGTAACCTATTATAATCATGCCTTTTCTGGTGCAGACCGCGACTTTCTTCTTCAGCTAGGTCGAGTGAAGGATGCTTTTAGTATGGATAAGATGTTCTTTATTGTAAATGCTGCTGATCTTGCGAAAACGAAAGATGAACTTAATCTCGTAACGGATTATGTGAAGGAACAATTACTTCAGTACGGAATTCGTATGCCGCGTTTATTCCCGGTTTCTAGTAAAATGGCGCTTGAAGAGCAATCAGGAGAAACAAAAATGGAAACCGTAACCGGGGAATCAGGGATTCATGATTTTGAGGTATCCTTCCAAGAATTCATCAATCAAGAACTCGTGACACTGCTTATTAATGCTGCTTTTTCTGACATGGAACGTGCAAAGAATACGATTGAGCAATATATTCGTACCGCTTCATTAGACCAAAGAGAAAAAGAAGAGAAGAAAAACCAATACCAAAGAGAAAAGGATGATCTTTTAACTCAAATTAATCATTCTGAGAAAGTCCGTTACCGAAAAAGTATTGAAAACAAGATTACGAAACAAACCTATTATGTTCAAGAGCGCCTATCCTTAGCCTTCTCTGATTTATTCAAACAATCATTTAACCCTGCAGTTATAAAAGGCAGTGGCAAAGAAGCAAAAGCAGCTTTAGAGAAAAGCTTTAATCAATTAAAAGAAACTATGGAACATGAACTTCTTCAGGAGTTAAGGGCTGTAACGATTCGGCTAGAAACTTTTACAAACAGCATAGCGAAAGAATGGAAAGAAGATCTTGAAGAGAAATGTAATCGAGATATTGCATCTATTTCATTTCCTTATTTAGATGATGGGAAGATTGATACCCCGTCGATCCAGAAACATCTTACAATCACGGTTAAAGATAAAGAAGTCGAACGTGCTCTTGGTATGTTTAAGAACACGAAAACGTTCTTCGAACAAAATGAAAAAGAACAAATGAAAGACGTTCTGTATGGAAATATAAAACCGAAAATAGATACCGCTATCACCGCAAATACTGAGTCTATGATTCGTTATTATCTTTCAGAATGGGATAGAGCCACAGAAGCTTACCAGGAGAAAGTGAAGAGAAGCATTGAAGAATACTACGAAGGATTAATGAACTCACTTAAAGACGACGTCAATCTTGATGTATTAAAGAATACAAAGGAACAGATTGAACAATCTATTCTTTAG
- a CDS encoding class I SAM-dependent methyltransferase: MMENTLDLPKDKKPYSENDLGRTDILPSYRVDLRNYNEKEYNKFVKMNRINNWAMVSWKEVGRPFEVKKYSSDRLLYEKEKGKEIRPFTSWKYFNKAFHEWFIKDVPTEMKEQKQAFIASLKTFNPNQIRKTIGELAKIQLWNYAHRIQDGVWDPRGKRALFEGLDISKPRILFLGAAEGYEAMQLAAMYPGAEITMVDYDEYCKSTRFEEFPKTYPFLGENQSTGHQKVYYKDDFTIDYVVDDIRNLPYGKEFDIVLSVGLLEHFPDAYKPEVMEWHRKFLKPNGYAIMTTPRKQLRSKLYYNVMADVMNHTYRELMTIEQMGLYVYENGFDIKQHGYIKVHNGIVAKPR, translated from the coding sequence ATGATGGAGAATACATTAGACCTACCAAAAGACAAGAAGCCTTATTCTGAAAATGATTTGGGAAGAACAGATATACTTCCTAGTTATAGAGTAGATCTTAGAAACTATAATGAAAAAGAGTATAACAAGTTTGTTAAAATGAATCGAATTAACAATTGGGCAATGGTGAGCTGGAAGGAAGTAGGAAGACCATTTGAAGTAAAAAAGTATTCCAGTGATCGGCTATTGTATGAAAAAGAAAAAGGGAAGGAAATAAGACCATTCACATCATGGAAGTACTTTAACAAAGCGTTTCATGAATGGTTTATTAAGGATGTTCCCACAGAGATGAAAGAGCAGAAGCAAGCATTCATAGCAAGTCTAAAAACCTTTAACCCTAATCAAATTAGAAAGACCATAGGAGAACTAGCTAAAATACAATTATGGAATTATGCTCACCGAATACAAGATGGAGTGTGGGATCCGAGAGGAAAAAGAGCTCTATTTGAAGGTTTAGACATTTCTAAGCCGCGGATTTTATTTCTCGGGGCAGCTGAAGGCTATGAGGCCATGCAGCTTGCAGCAATGTATCCTGGTGCTGAGATTACTATGGTTGATTACGATGAATATTGCAAGAGTACTCGTTTTGAAGAATTCCCGAAAACGTATCCTTTTTTAGGGGAAAATCAATCAACAGGCCATCAGAAAGTTTATTATAAAGATGATTTCACAATCGATTATGTAGTCGATGATATCAGGAATCTGCCATATGGAAAGGAATTTGATATCGTTTTATCTGTAGGCTTATTAGAACATTTTCCTGATGCCTACAAGCCTGAAGTCATGGAATGGCATCGGAAATTTTTAAAACCTAATGGGTATGCAATTATGACGACACCAAGGAAGCAGTTACGTTCTAAGCTTTACTATAACGTTATGGCAGATGTGATGAATCATACGTACCGTGAACTAATGACAATAGAACAAATGGGATTGTACGTATATGAAAATGGCTTTGATATAAAACAACACGGATATATAAAAGTTCACAATGGAATTGTTGCCAAACCGAGATAA
- a CDS encoding acylphosphatase, whose amino-acid sequence MKRVHMIIEGRVQGVGFRYSAQQKAHECDVYGWVKNKSNGTVEIDAQGDEEKIQSFTEAIKHGPSPYAKISDFTIEELAPTETYSTFEIR is encoded by the coding sequence ATGAAGAGGGTTCATATGATTATAGAAGGTCGGGTACAAGGAGTTGGATTTAGGTATTCAGCTCAACAGAAAGCTCATGAATGTGACGTGTATGGTTGGGTGAAGAATAAATCGAATGGTACGGTTGAAATAGATGCCCAGGGTGATGAAGAAAAGATACAATCATTTACTGAAGCCATTAAGCATGGACCTAGCCCATACGCAAAGATATCCGATTTTACAATAGAAGAACTCGCTCCAACTGAAACGTATTCGACGTTTGAAATTCGGTAA
- a CDS encoding nucleoside deaminase translates to MFWNELSKEWKLCFELAWDSYKEGSKPIAALITNEKGEIISTGKCAVHSQLAGECISCNEIAHAEINALLQIDNRVHTYRAPYTLYSTLEPCPLCMSALYMSGIKNLKYAAKDTYGGSENLLGATPYLSRKQIRVEGPVASIEEVSIILNAVFDIEHNPDKLFFVEDMKYQYPEAITIAEELAKTGALRLNKHLPFELAFDLILRTFLVID, encoded by the coding sequence ATGTTTTGGAATGAACTATCCAAGGAATGGAAGCTTTGCTTTGAACTAGCCTGGGACTCCTATAAAGAAGGATCCAAGCCAATTGCTGCTTTAATTACAAACGAGAAAGGAGAAATCATTTCAACAGGAAAGTGTGCTGTCCATTCACAGCTAGCAGGTGAATGTATTAGTTGTAATGAAATTGCTCATGCAGAAATAAATGCACTCTTACAAATCGATAACCGAGTACATACATATCGGGCTCCTTACACTCTTTATTCCACACTTGAACCTTGCCCGCTCTGCATGAGTGCGTTGTATATGTCAGGTATAAAGAACTTAAAATATGCGGCTAAAGATACCTATGGGGGAAGTGAGAATCTTTTAGGCGCCACCCCTTATCTTAGTCGTAAGCAAATAAGAGTAGAAGGCCCTGTAGCAAGTATTGAAGAAGTATCTATCATCTTAAATGCGGTTTTTGACATCGAACATAACCCTGACAAATTATTTTTTGTGGAAGATATGAAATACCAATATCCTGAAGCCATAACCATTGCGGAAGAGCTTGCTAAAACGGGGGCTTTACGACTGAACAAACATTTACCTTTTGAACTAGCATTTGATTTAATTTTGCGAACTTTTTTAGTGATTGATTAG
- a CDS encoding transcriptional regulator SplA domain-containing protein — protein MDMIDPKEIKSGDEVFVLYRNPHTPTVMNIKQAEIVPHPHNPEQNALFLHETYHLIEENDALFTSEEAAQAAYDEIYGEQS, from the coding sequence ATGGATATGATTGACCCTAAAGAGATAAAATCTGGAGATGAAGTGTTTGTACTCTACAGGAATCCACACACACCTACAGTGATGAATATTAAGCAAGCTGAGATCGTACCTCATCCTCATAACCCTGAACAAAACGCCCTATTTTTACATGAAACTTATCATCTAATTGAAGAAAATGATGCCCTTTTCACTAGCGAAGAGGCTGCCCAAGCCGCTTATGATGAAATTTACGGAGAACAAAGCTGA
- a CDS encoding alpha/beta hydrolase — MNEENLYTFKARDQTYLQYYFYGENSKEKPTIVFIHGITAELHHIQQFALKIKTEVNVIIPLLRGYDPTLKRGDLYYIGQYDDDLEDLEIYLREGGIHNLYWVGHSMGCGNLYRYLEKGCSKGTGIIFLSPFFHPSLPVYRFNQQSDQEEDQLFEVKFYKSIILYTLHRFKIGLLNRAKIATIPDDFHQDRKLTLSFRLLFSRFPVENNLKSLHNSKLPLFMMIGEEDEITDSSKMCDLWRDITNHPFTVEQGEDHNSIISSDNTIIKVKNWIKDIQES; from the coding sequence ATGAATGAGGAAAATCTATATACCTTTAAAGCTCGGGACCAAACCTATCTTCAGTACTATTTTTATGGGGAGAATAGTAAAGAGAAACCTACAATTGTTTTTATACATGGAATCACTGCAGAATTGCATCACATTCAACAATTTGCCTTAAAAATTAAAACTGAAGTAAATGTAATTATTCCACTATTACGAGGCTATGATCCGACACTAAAAAGGGGAGATCTATATTACATTGGTCAATACGACGATGACTTAGAGGATTTGGAAATATATCTTAGAGAGGGAGGGATCCACAATCTATATTGGGTCGGTCACTCAATGGGGTGTGGCAATTTATATAGGTATTTAGAAAAAGGATGTAGCAAAGGTACGGGGATTATTTTCTTATCACCATTTTTTCATCCTTCATTACCGGTTTATAGATTCAATCAACAGTCAGATCAAGAAGAAGATCAGTTGTTTGAAGTAAAGTTTTACAAATCGATTATCCTTTACACACTTCATCGCTTTAAAATAGGCTTGTTAAATAGAGCAAAGATTGCTACCATCCCTGACGATTTTCACCAAGATCGAAAGCTTACTCTAAGTTTTCGACTATTATTTTCTCGTTTTCCAGTGGAAAATAATCTTAAATCATTACACAATTCCAAGCTACCACTGTTTATGATGATTGGAGAAGAAGATGAGATAACAGATTCTTCAAAAATGTGTGATTTATGGAGAGATATAACAAATCACCCCTTTACTGTCGAGCAAGGAGAAGATCATAATTCTATAATTTCAAGTGACAATACCATTATAAAAGTTAAAAATTGGATAAAAGATATTCAAGAAAGTTGA
- a CDS encoding ABC transporter ATP-binding protein, whose protein sequence is MIFVENVTKTFSNGKGIFDVSFTVEEGDIFGFLGPNGAGKSTTIRQLMGFMKPDNGKLFISKYDCWKDTSTIQKFVGYLPGEIALIEKMKGNDFLNMLEEMKGFRGTSRKDALIDRFQFDPSVQIRKMSKGMKQKVGIVAAFMHDPSLYILDEPTSGLDPFMQKEFLDLLGEEQGRGKTILMSSHYFPEVERTCNRASIIKEGKIVRTDSMRDLRSLQTKKIEVAFKDEQEACAYADHYPDQVESRSGNRIVIPIKGTYEAFIASLQGRSVTNMEVETQTLEEVFMDIYDQNHTPSDLKGDEQ, encoded by the coding sequence ATGATTTTTGTTGAAAACGTTACAAAAACGTTCTCTAATGGTAAAGGAATCTTTGATGTTTCATTTACAGTAGAGGAAGGAGATATATTTGGTTTTCTCGGTCCTAATGGTGCTGGTAAATCTACAACAATACGACAACTGATGGGATTTATGAAGCCTGATAATGGAAAACTCTTCATTTCTAAATACGACTGTTGGAAAGATACTTCTACCATACAGAAATTTGTTGGTTACCTTCCTGGTGAAATTGCCCTTATTGAGAAGATGAAAGGGAATGATTTTCTTAATATGCTAGAAGAGATGAAGGGATTCAGAGGTACCTCAAGAAAGGATGCACTGATCGATCGTTTTCAATTTGATCCATCCGTTCAGATTCGCAAAATGTCGAAAGGGATGAAGCAGAAGGTGGGGATCGTGGCCGCATTTATGCACGATCCTTCTCTTTATATATTAGATGAACCAACATCGGGGCTTGACCCATTTATGCAAAAGGAGTTCCTGGATTTGTTGGGTGAAGAACAAGGTAGAGGAAAAACCATTTTAATGAGCTCGCACTATTTCCCTGAAGTAGAGCGTACATGCAATCGAGCATCCATCATTAAAGAAGGGAAAATCGTTCGGACAGATTCTATGAGAGACCTGCGTTCTTTGCAGACAAAGAAAATTGAAGTTGCGTTTAAAGATGAACAAGAAGCATGCGCTTATGCAGATCACTACCCTGATCAAGTAGAAAGCAGGTCCGGCAATCGAATCGTAATTCCGATAAAGGGAACGTATGAAGCTTTCATAGCTTCCCTTCAAGGGCGTTCCGTCACCAATATGGAGGTAGAAACTCAAACCCTCGAAGAAGTTTTTATGGATATTTATGATCAAAACCATACACCTTCCGACTTGAAGGGGGATGAACAATGA
- a CDS encoding helix-turn-helix domain-containing protein has protein sequence MYLSIEQVAKKLHKSERQVRYMIQQERIMPVNPDTYKRDGGYRFKEEEIYAIQRMDEANGLSVKDAAKRAGITPQYLMQFVKKGDVQSFIKVIGKQKRRFFKLEEIERFKDRLQERTVSNREGDYGAKVQLISREVRIFDKIRVNGVMARVISTSPLKVLMNNGKEIHIRESIQGEGDWPDRNYIKYKGFAELSIPIPRNMDHPVYDLLYKMIHQLGKRNIQIYETNLGDYYVRCRLGELNITEEEYHLLLRYKEKGEIDYNRLTGQALLLSGISTVTIDLPTNIVKRYQQESEDIGLKMEEVMIKALRRYL, from the coding sequence ATGTATCTATCAATTGAGCAAGTAGCCAAAAAATTACATAAATCAGAGAGGCAAGTTCGATACATGATTCAGCAAGAGCGAATCATGCCTGTGAATCCAGATACTTACAAAAGAGATGGTGGTTATCGATTTAAGGAAGAAGAGATCTACGCTATTCAACGAATGGATGAAGCGAATGGCTTGAGTGTTAAGGATGCAGCGAAACGCGCGGGCATTACACCTCAGTACTTAATGCAGTTTGTGAAAAAAGGGGACGTACAAAGTTTTATTAAAGTGATCGGGAAACAAAAGAGACGGTTCTTTAAATTGGAAGAAATTGAACGATTTAAAGACCGCTTACAGGAACGAACTGTGTCGAATCGAGAAGGGGATTATGGGGCTAAGGTGCAACTAATTTCGCGAGAAGTCCGTATTTTTGATAAAATCCGTGTGAACGGCGTCATGGCGCGGGTTATAAGCACATCGCCTCTTAAAGTTTTGATGAATAATGGGAAAGAGATCCATATAAGGGAATCCATACAAGGTGAGGGGGATTGGCCAGATAGAAATTATATAAAATACAAAGGGTTTGCAGAATTATCCATACCCATTCCGCGTAACATGGATCACCCGGTTTATGACTTGTTATACAAAATGATTCACCAACTTGGGAAAAGGAACATACAGATCTATGAAACAAATCTTGGAGATTATTATGTTCGCTGTCGATTAGGAGAATTGAACATTACAGAAGAAGAGTATCACCTCTTGCTTCGTTATAAAGAGAAAGGAGAAATTGATTATAACCGCCTAACAGGTCAGGCTCTGCTGCTGTCAGGTATTTCTACGGTTACAATTGATCTTCCAACTAATATTGTAAAACGATATCAACAGGAGTCTGAAGACATTGGCCTGAAAATGGAAGAGGTCATGATAAAAGCCCTGCGCCGATATTTGTGA
- a CDS encoding tyrosine-type recombinase/integrase, which produces MNNQITIHSMQQITSQHIDWSSPDLYHKIIQIGFRDIPWQDVPDELLLYLFLHDDPTLGSRRKTSTLKEYFRDIRQFIEYIREQGHTIQTIHHEDLGRFQLHLESLSYRPTTLRRKSTVVSQFLSYLHNRDIVNNDLTKSMKRISVKKEQLVNRDFYEEEVEELLKYFQKNDFYMYTMLYTLVSTGLRIQEFTEAKWSEIFYQPDVGLHFVSVIGKRSKLREVPLFDEVLEVISEFRMRRGFSGTLDGDETPLFPKPNGEHYNFKYLSNEFTKQIERLRHVFPFIQQRLDRQERYAKTSNPIKFKITPHTCRHYTAAYYLSKGADLKAIQDLLDHESSSTTDNYLRRKRKFKDHAAVKIGGHFMK; this is translated from the coding sequence ATGAATAATCAAATAACCATACATTCCATGCAACAGATTACATCTCAACACATCGATTGGAGTTCTCCTGATTTGTACCATAAAATTATTCAAATCGGATTTAGGGATATTCCCTGGCAAGACGTTCCGGATGAATTACTTCTTTATTTATTTCTACATGATGATCCTACACTCGGTTCTCGTCGTAAAACCTCTACGCTTAAGGAGTACTTCCGTGATATTCGTCAGTTTATTGAGTACATACGAGAGCAAGGCCATACGATTCAAACTATTCACCATGAAGATTTAGGACGTTTTCAACTGCACTTAGAAAGCCTCTCTTATCGCCCAACCACGCTACGTCGCAAAAGTACAGTTGTAAGTCAATTCTTATCTTATTTACATAATCGGGATATCGTAAACAATGATCTTACAAAAAGTATGAAACGAATATCCGTAAAGAAAGAACAACTTGTAAATAGAGACTTTTATGAGGAAGAAGTTGAAGAGCTTCTGAAATACTTCCAAAAGAACGATTTTTACATGTATACAATGTTGTATACATTGGTTTCGACTGGACTCCGTATTCAAGAATTTACAGAAGCTAAGTGGTCGGAAATTTTCTATCAGCCTGATGTTGGACTTCATTTTGTTTCTGTTATTGGGAAACGAAGCAAGTTGCGGGAGGTTCCTCTATTTGATGAGGTCCTAGAGGTAATTAGTGAGTTCAGAATGAGGCGAGGTTTTTCCGGGACGTTGGATGGTGATGAAACCCCTTTATTCCCTAAACCAAACGGTGAACACTATAACTTCAAATACTTAAGTAATGAATTTACAAAACAGATCGAAAGGCTACGACATGTATTTCCATTTATACAACAACGCTTAGATCGCCAAGAACGTTATGCCAAAACATCAAATCCAATTAAATTCAAAATCACTCCACATACGTGCAGGCATTATACAGCTGCTTATTATTTATCCAAAGGTGCTGATTTAAAAGCCATTCAAGATTTACTTGATCATGAATCTTCTTCTACAACAGACAATTACCTACGTCGCAAGCGGAAATTCAAGGATCATGCCGCTGTTAAGATAGGCGGTCATTTTATGAAATAA